One Synergistaceae bacterium genomic window, GTCTCATCCAGTTAATTACGCCCGTGAACATCTCTTCAGGGAAATTAATTCCGGCATTCTTTGCATTTAACAGGAAGTGTGCAGCATAGACGCTCCCCCAGTTAAACGGCGTTGAGTTGCCCGGCCACATTGCAAATGATCCGTCATATAACTGCATTGACTGTATACGAATTATTGCATTGTCGATATTTGATTTAATGCTTTCATCGTTGAGAGTCTGCGGGTCTAACTCTGCTAAAGCGTCCGGAAGAATCAAGAACGGCCAAGCTCCTGAAATTGTTTGTTCAAGACAGCCATAAGGATAATTGCGCAGGAAATTTACAGCTTGATTCAGATTTACCGCCGGCGTGTCAGCAAGTGAAAGAGTCCCGTTTATGTCGCCCATGAAATTATTTAACGGAAGCTCTAATCTCGTTGTACCGTTCTCAAATATTCCTGAGCCTCCAAGAGTTATAACCGGCCAAGCTGATCTAACGGGCATTTCTATTTCCTGCGTAAATTCGCGCTGATGTCCGTTTTCGTTCCATGATGTAACAATCTTTAAGACTGCTTTGTCTGCGCCTCCAAGTGCTTTTGCTGTAGTGTTGAATGCTGCGCTCGATCCTGCAGAAATATTCAAGTCTGCAAATGTATCTTTCAGCGACAAACCTTCGGGAACGAGAGTAATTTTTACATTGCGATTCTCTCCTGACGTGTTAAATACTGTCGTAGGAACTGTAAACGAGTCCCCAGGTGCAGCAAATCTCGGCATACCTGTTTCTGTTACGATTTCACGGGCAATTTGTATATTTTTCTCTGCTTTGCCAAAATTTTTACCTGACGCAGCAACAACAAAGAGTCTTCCTCGTCCGCTAAATTCCGGAATATCAAGCTCTGTTGTAATTACTCCGTTTTTGTCGGGCGTTAGTGTGCCTTCAAAGAGTGATAAAATTTTGAATCTTTGAACGTTCGAGTCTCCTGCTAAAGCTGCTAATGCTTCATCACCGGCGGGGTGCAACTGCTCTGTTGCTTGATCTTCAACGGGGATAATTTGATCGTAAATGTCGAATCCCTGCGAATTTAATTTTTTGAGTCCCCAGAAATAATTTAACAGATCCGGAGTCTTGTAATGCGTGAGACCTAACACTCCATCATCAACGAGTGCAATAGAGACATCTGCGTTTTTCGTGAGAGTCTGCGAATTGCCCTTTAGTGTGAGCTTGACGGGTAATTTTCCAGCAGGTTCGATTTTGTCGGGAGCATCAATATTTACGTCAATGTTGTAATCAGAAATATCAACTTTTACTCGTGCGAGTCCGATTGCGCGGTGTGATGCCCAGCCTTTAGAGTCTTCTGCTTTGACGGGCCTTATCAGCCATGCAGACACCCAAATATTTGGCCTCATGTTCGCTTCGATCGGGAAATCAAATTTTATTTCTGACTCAGTAACTCTCTGAATCTTGCGCGTAATTAATTTCGAGCTTTCTACGTTGAGCATTAAGAGTCCTTCAAACGGTACTTTGACGTTGATTACTGCTTTGTCGCCGACCTTGTACGAATCTTTTTCCGGTATGACTTCGACTCGGTCAATTAATTGCGAACCTCCGCCGCTGCTTGAACTCGACACATAGAATCTATAAACCGCGCGCGCATTGTCTTCACCGTCAGAAATTTTCAGCATGTAAGATCCGTAGCTTTCCGGCTTAAATGATACATCGGCGACTCCGTTTTTGAGGGTTATTTGTTTCTCGCTGACCTGATTCAATTCTTCTGTGCTTTGCCAGCGTTTACGGCCGTCGATTTCTACAATGTTGTAATCCCATGTAACTTTATAGAGTTCTGCTGTCAATTCGCCGGGGTCAGCTGGTTCTTCTTCGGGAGTTATCGCAGCAACTTTGAATCTTGCATTCTCGCGCGCAACAAAATTATCATTCACGGGAGCAAGTCCTAACAGCCAAGGTGCAGGGAAATACGGTCTTGTTATTGTGCTTGTTACCCATCGTCCGCCGTCTTCCATTACTTCAGCTTTAAGAGTTACATTTATGATTGTAGGTGCTTCCCAGTCAGCGTCAAGAGTCAAACTCGTGTTTAACTTGCCGAAATTATCAAGCTGTCCTTCTCCGATTGTACCTTCAGTGAATGCAAAATTTCTTGAAGGATCGCCGAACGTGTAGTCCTTCCATCTGTCTTGAGTCGGAGCAAATGAACCTTCACGAGCACTCCAGCTAGTTTTATAGTTCAATCCGGCACCATCAACACCAAATAACCACCTTGCATAAACATCGGCCGCAAATGAGTCATTATGAAGCAAAAATTTCTTGTAAGTCGTTAAATTTACTTCCAAGCGAGGCGGTGCAAAATCTTCAACATGAAATTTATAGCTCGTTATGGGCTTGTCTTCTTGGCCGGGAATCGCAACAGAGGCCGTCCAGAGTCCCGTTAAAGCGTTAGAGGGTAATTTCATATTTGCAATTGCGCTGCCCTTGTCGGAAAGAGTCAAAGTCTCCTGTTTAACTTTGCGCCCTAACGTATCACGAACTATAAACAAAACCGGGAATGGATCAGGAATCGAAATATCTGCGTTTCTCACAATAGTTTTGAAGCTGACATCTTCGCCCGTTCTGTAAATGTCTCTAGGTGAGAAAATTACAGCGTCGTAACCTGTTCTAAGCCATTCACGCCCTGAAGTGTCAAAAATTTCGCGGTCTAATAAATTTCTCGATAACTGAACATAAGTTAAATCATTGTGGCCGTCATCGTTTTTCTTAGAGACAATTGCGAGTGCAGGCTGATTATCTGAGTCCCATGTCTGATTATTAGGAAGCTCATATACAAAGACTCCGGCATTATTAGTCTTTCCTTGTGCTAAAAGCTGTTTCTTGTCGGAGAAAATTTTTACGTCTGCGTCCTGAATGCCTCTTGCTGTCGTGAGAGTGTTGACCCAAATTAAAATACTGTCTTCCCAAAGTCTTGCAGTTGCTGCCATGTCGCTTAAGTTGATAACTTGAGTCGCCTCGTTCCACCAACCGTCGTTAGCGTCTCTAGCAGTGAGTAAAAATAAACCTCTTTCACCCTTTGCCATTTCCTGAACAGGTATAGAGCGTCTGACTAACTCATTAAGCGGAAGATCTAACTGCATTTCTTTCGTGAAGATTCTGCGTGCTATATCGCGTTCGAAATTATCAGATTCTTCACCGATTACAAACGGGATATTGCTTTCATACATGCGCCATAAATCGAGCTGTAATTTTTTGACGTTGCGCAATTCTATCGGGATTAAGCCGTTTTCTAGTGCTGTCAAATAAGTTCCTGACGCAGGAAGATTCACGCGTGATGACAAGTCCGGCATAATAACAGCCTGCTTATAGTCTTCTTTGAGAACGAGGCCGCTTTTTGACGGGAAACCTTTTCTGAACGTGATAACGAATCTATTTCTAGGCTTGAACTCGCTCGAACGCATTATAAAATATTCGTCATCCCATCCTGATTCAAATTCTACATCACTTACAGACGGTTCAATCACTACAAAATTTTTCGCGGTCTTAGGGTCTATTCCGAAATTAAATGCTGCTCTAATTAGGTTTTCGTCGGGTCTCAAACTTTGCACCATCAATAACGGATCTAATATAACTGTTTCTGTTATATCGCGGTCGATTCCCATATCGCCTTCGCCTGATTTGAGTCCTGCTGCGATTGTAACAGTGAATCTCTGTCTTGACGAAGATTTTTGCACGGGAACAGCGACTCGAATCGTTCTTGAAGGTAAAGCACCGTTAATGTTATATGCAAGCTCGCGGCCTTCTGAATTTTTTATGCGCATAAAGCCTTTGAGTCTTGCCGGATCGATTCGCATGTTGAAATTCAGCGTAAAATATGCGTTTCCGTTCTTGCCCATTGATGCTTGAATATCAGTCGGCGATAATCCTTCAGTCTGGAATCTGAACGAACCGGGGCCGATTTGATTTCCTCGTCTGTCGCGCAAATTATCGCGAAGAGTCGCAGTATAAGTCGTCGCACCCTTCAAAGGCGCAAGAAGTCTCGCTGTAAAAGTGCGTTCATTCTGCCAGCGTCCTTCAAGCTGTAACGGTGGATTGACTTCAAACGGGAATAACCTGTTTTCAGGAGTAATCATTTTTCCCGCTTGACTGCGATTGACTACAGGATTTCTGAAGACGATTCTAAACGAGACATTTTCCGGGACTGTTCCTGTAGGTGCGAAGCTCTGAACTCCTGCGGGCATATTAGAACGAGGCGCGGCGGCCTGCGATACTGTTACGCACATCAAGAGAACAAGAAGCGTCAGAAAAATTCTGTGAGGCTTAAACAATTTGTAACATTCCTTTCTGTTGAGAATTTATATACACGTGAAATTATAGCGCGTTATCATTCAAGTTTTGTGCTGATTTAAAATTTTTTCTTTGTTCGCGCTACCCCTTCAATCCGGGCGGGCGGGTGGGCGGGATGAACGTGTTCGCGCGATAAATTAACTGCATTGAGCTGTAATAATGTGCTATAAAATATTTTGCTGTAAGTGCCATAAATTTTTTAGCGCATAAAATTTTTTGTGAAGACTCGCACGTAAATTTTTAGCTCATAGAAAAATTTTTTGACTCGTTAATTATTGCGATTACTTAAAAATTTTTATATTCTTGTATTGGTAAAAGTATTAGTAAAATTATTTTTTCCCGTGAAATAGTGTGTGAAAAGTTTTTATTATTATATCATGCTCAATCTTTGCTATAATCTATCTGACTCGAATTTATTAAATCATAATGGGAGGCAGAAAATTTTTTATCATGGAAGAAAAGAAAACCGTTGCAGCTGCCAGCCGTAAATGGGAGGTAGTTGTATTTACTCTGGGAAAAGAAGCATTTGCTATAAACGTTAATAAAACGCGCGAAATTTTACGTTGGACAGGTTGCAGGCCGATCCCGACAAAGACTCCGGCATTCATAGGCATAACAACAATTAGAGAAGCGACTCTCCCATTAATTGACCTGCGAATATTTTTAGGAATTGACTCGCCCGTCCCGATAGATCAAACAAAAGTAATGGTCGTAGAATTTAATGACATAAAATTGGGATTCCTCGTTGACGGCGTAGAAAGAATCAGGCAGGTTAACGCTGAAGATTTAGACTCGTCGAAAATGCGCGGTGTCTCGTTAAAATGGGTCTTATACATAATAAAGCGCGACGAAAGAAATATTTTATTGCTTGACTATGAAGCAATTATTCAGGAGACAGCCCCGGCAGTAGCTGAACATATGTTCGATCAAGGCAAGTTAAGCGCGTTTCAGCGTCAAATCGGCCATGTTGAAGATTTTCATATACTTGTTGCTGATGACTCGCCGTTATTGCGTCAACAAACTTGCGATGTTCTCAAGCAGTCAGGATTCACGAGCATTTATCCCGTTAAGGACGGAGTCGAGGCAAGAAAATTATTACTCGATCAGGGCGAAAATTTTGACCTGCTAATATCTGATATTGAAATGCCATTGCTTGACGGTTTGAGCTTAGTTGAGACTCTAAGGCAGGACGAGAGAACAGCAGATTTACCGGTTATATTATTCTCGTCAATAATGGTAAAAGATTTGCTTGACAGGGCGGAGTCATTGAAAATTGTTCACGTGCTGAAACCTGATGTATATAAACTCGTTGAAGGAGTCATGAAAATTTATCACGACATAAAGCGTCATAGAAATTATTAATATTGCGAGAACACTTTTTAATCTATACAGACAAAGTCAAGGGCGAAAAACTTTTTGGCTGTTTCCGTCGGTCGCAGCATAAATGTATTTTACGGCGTGAACATGCAAAAGTTTTTACAGATATTCAAGTGCGTTTGCTATAAGATGATATAAACTCGTTGAAGGAGTCATATAAAATTTATCGCAACATAAAAGCGTCATAGAAATTATTAGAAGGCCGCCGCCTCGCCCCACCCGCCCACCCTGCTCGGCGGCGGAAAAGACAAAACAAAAGCTCCCGACACATAATCAGGAGCTAAATTTTTTATCGCATGGGCCTACTTGGACTCGAACCAAGAACCTTCCGGTTATGAGCCGGTGGCTCTGACCACTTGAGCTATAGGCCCTCTCGTTAAATGACTAAAGAATTTTACACGACGAAATATTTTGCGTCAAGAGAAATTTTTAATTCAGTGCGAAAAATTGTGATTCTATATTATAATTTGCATAACACCATTAAAATTTTACTCAGCACGAAAGGAAGTAATACGCTATGAAAGAATTTAAGTATGTAATAACTGATCCGGTAGGTATTCACGCACGCCCCGCAGGTCTTCTCGTGAAAGAGGCCAAGAACTTCAAGAGTACAGCTACATTCATTAAGGGCGACAAAAGCGCAAAAGCAACTTCCCTGATGAAATTAATGGGAATGGGTATCGTTCAAGGCGACGAAGTAACAGTGCGCGTAGAAGGTGAAGACGAAGAAGCCTGTGCAGCCGCAATCGAAAAGTTCTTGAAGGAGAATTTCTAATTATGCAAGTCTTTAAGGGCATAAAAATTGTCAACGGTATAGGAATCGGCAAGATAAAAATTTACAAAGTCCCCGTTTACGAGATTAACGAAGGCGCACCGGCAAGCATTGACTCAGAACTCGAAAGATTCGAGTCCGCCCGCGTAAAAGTTCAGGAACAGCAGAACGCCCTATACGATAAGGAAATGAAAGAGGGCCGCAAAGAAACAGCCGGAATCTTTGAAGCTCACGCGTTAATGCTCGATGATGATGATTTAATTGACTCCTGCAAAGAAATCATTAATGACAATCACACAGCAGAATTTGCAGTACGTGACGGATTCGAGGCCGCTGCAGAAATGTTCAGAAATATGGACGATCCCTATTTTCAGGCAAGAAGCGCAGACGTTATCGACCTCAAAAATGCTATGCTTGATGTTTTGTTCGGCAATGATACAGAAAGTTTGCAGGGTAAAGATCCGTCAATCTTAGTAGCTGAAGATATGGCACCGTCAGAAACTGTAAAACTTGATAAATCTTTGCTGCTCGGACTCGTTACTCGTCAGGGAAGTTCTAACAGTCATACGGCGATTTTGGCACGAAGCATGAATCTCCCTACTTTGATTCAATGCAAGGATATTTCTGACGACTGGGACGGAAAATTTGCGATTCTTGACGGTTATAACTCATGCATTTATATCGAGCCTGAACAGAAAATTATTGACGAGTTGTCAGCAAAGCAGGCAGAAGACAGAAGGAAAGAAGCAGCGTTACAGGAGCTCAAAGGCAAACCCAGCGAGACCAAAGACGGCCAGAAAGTTAGAGTTTACGCTAATATCGGCGGCCCTAAAGATATTAACGCAGTAATCGAGAATGATGCAGAAGGAGTCGGCTTGTTCAGGTCAGAATTTGTTTATCTCAACAGCAAGACAGATCCGACCGAAGACGAACAGTTTGCAGCATACAAAAAAGTTCTCGAAGCACTTGCGCCACGTCTTGTAGTAATCAGAACGTGCGACATCGGAGCAGACAAAACTATTGATTATATGAATCTCGACAAGGAAGACAACCCCGCGTTAGGTTTCAGAGCAATTAGAATTTGTCTCAAGCGCCCGGAATTTTTCAAGCGTCAGTTACGGGCTTTATTGCGTGCGTCGGCGTTCGGAAATTTGGGAATAATGTTCCCTATGATTATCAGCCGCTGGGAAGTCGTGAAGTGCAAAGAAATTCTCGAAGAGTGCAGGAAAGAATTAGAGTCAGAAGGCGTTAAAATCGGCAAATACGAAATAGGAATCATGATCGAGACTCCTGCTGCAGCCCTTTGCGCTGATGAACTAGCACCCGAAGTAGACTTTTTCTCGCTCGGCACAAATGATTTAACGCAATATACATGTGCAATCGACAGACAAAGCGCGAATCTTGAAGATTTTGCAGACACTCACCATCCCGCAGTATTAAGACTCATCCGCGAGACAATAGAAGCAGGACACAGACATAATACTTGGGTTGGCATTTGCGGCGAACTTGGAGCAGATCCGACTCTTACAGAAGAATTTTTGAAGATGGGAGTCGATGAATTATCAGTTAATCCCAAGAGCGTTTTGCCGTTGAGAGGTAATATCAGAAACGCAGATTTATCAGAATTTAGGAAAGAACAAGCAAAGAAAGAATCTCAAGCACAAGATAAACAGCAAGTGCCGGGATTCTGGGGGAGGTTATTCAAATAATGTTATACGGAGCATTAGAAACCGGCGGAAGCAGAACTATTTGTGCTGTCGGTGATGAAAACGGGCAAGTCCTTGAGAAAGAAGTTATCACGACCACTACGCCCGACGAGACAATGTCAAAAGTTTTAGAATATTTCAGGGCAAAATTAAACGTTCCTGAAGGCGAGGAAGCAATAACAGCATTAGGAGTCGGAAGTTTCGGCCCCGTTGATGTACGCAAAAATTCAAGCACTTACGGAAATGTGTTAAATACACCAAAAATCGCGTGGCGCAATTTCCCGATCGTGAAGACTCTCAAAGACGCGTTAAATATTCCTGTCGGACTTGATACGGACGTTAACGCAGCTTTACTCGGCGAAATTATGTGGGGAGCTGCAAAGGGTCTCGCTGATGCAGTATATATCAAAATCGGCGCAGGAATCGGAATGGGCGCAATGAGCGGCGGTCATTTAATTCACGGAATGTTACACCCAGAAATCGGACATATTAAAATGGTAAGAGTCGAGGGCGATAACTACAAAGGCCATTGTCCGAGTCATGGTGCCTGCTTTGAAGGTATGGCGTGCGGCCCTGCATTACACGAGCGTTGGGGAAAATCACCGAAAGAATTAGCAGACAACGATCAAGCATGGGAATTTGAAGCACGTTATATTTCGCAGGCTCTCACGGCTGTTACTCTCATGTTGAGTCCTCAGAAAATTATTTTGGGCGGCGGGATCATGCATCAGGCTAAATTATTCCCGTTAATCCGAAAATATTTGCTCGAGGAAATTAATAATTATATTGACACTAAAGAATTACGCAACATCAACAGCTATGTAGTACCGGCAGCACTTAACGACAATCAGGGCATTATGGGAGCATTGAAACTCGCAGAAATCGCCGAAACTGACTCACAAAAATAGAATATGATAT contains:
- a CDS encoding ROK family protein, translated to MLYGALETGGSRTICAVGDENGQVLEKEVITTTTPDETMSKVLEYFRAKLNVPEGEEAITALGVGSFGPVDVRKNSSTYGNVLNTPKIAWRNFPIVKTLKDALNIPVGLDTDVNAALLGEIMWGAAKGLADAVYIKIGAGIGMGAMSGGHLIHGMLHPEIGHIKMVRVEGDNYKGHCPSHGACFEGMACGPALHERWGKSPKELADNDQAWEFEARYISQALTAVTLMLSPQKIILGGGIMHQAKLFPLIRKYLLEEINNYIDTKELRNINSYVVPAALNDNQGIMGALKLAEIAETDSQK
- a CDS encoding chemotaxis protein CheV, with protein sequence MEEKKTVAAASRKWEVVVFTLGKEAFAINVNKTREILRWTGCRPIPTKTPAFIGITTIREATLPLIDLRIFLGIDSPVPIDQTKVMVVEFNDIKLGFLVDGVERIRQVNAEDLDSSKMRGVSLKWVLYIIKRDERNILLLDYEAIIQETAPAVAEHMFDQGKLSAFQRQIGHVEDFHILVADDSPLLRQQTCDVLKQSGFTSIYPVKDGVEARKLLLDQGENFDLLISDIEMPLLDGLSLVETLRQDERTADLPVILFSSIMVKDLLDRAESLKIVHVLKPDVYKLVEGVMKIYHDIKRHRNY
- the ptsP gene encoding phosphoenolpyruvate--protein phosphotransferase, which codes for MQVFKGIKIVNGIGIGKIKIYKVPVYEINEGAPASIDSELERFESARVKVQEQQNALYDKEMKEGRKETAGIFEAHALMLDDDDLIDSCKEIINDNHTAEFAVRDGFEAAAEMFRNMDDPYFQARSADVIDLKNAMLDVLFGNDTESLQGKDPSILVAEDMAPSETVKLDKSLLLGLVTRQGSSNSHTAILARSMNLPTLIQCKDISDDWDGKFAILDGYNSCIYIEPEQKIIDELSAKQAEDRRKEAALQELKGKPSETKDGQKVRVYANIGGPKDINAVIENDAEGVGLFRSEFVYLNSKTDPTEDEQFAAYKKVLEALAPRLVVIRTCDIGADKTIDYMNLDKEDNPALGFRAIRICLKRPEFFKRQLRALLRASAFGNLGIMFPMIISRWEVVKCKEILEECRKELESEGVKIGKYEIGIMIETPAAALCADELAPEVDFFSLGTNDLTQYTCAIDRQSANLEDFADTHHPAVLRLIRETIEAGHRHNTWVGICGELGADPTLTEEFLKMGVDELSVNPKSVLPLRGNIRNADLSEFRKEQAKKESQAQDKQQVPGFWGRLFK
- a CDS encoding alpha-2-macroglobulin family protein gives rise to the protein MFKPHRIFLTLLVLLMCVTVSQAAAPRSNMPAGVQSFAPTGTVPENVSFRIVFRNPVVNRSQAGKMITPENRLFPFEVNPPLQLEGRWQNERTFTARLLAPLKGATTYTATLRDNLRDRRGNQIGPGSFRFQTEGLSPTDIQASMGKNGNAYFTLNFNMRIDPARLKGFMRIKNSEGRELAYNINGALPSRTIRVAVPVQKSSSRQRFTVTIAAGLKSGEGDMGIDRDITETVILDPLLMVQSLRPDENLIRAAFNFGIDPKTAKNFVVIEPSVSDVEFESGWDDEYFIMRSSEFKPRNRFVITFRKGFPSKSGLVLKEDYKQAVIMPDLSSRVNLPASGTYLTALENGLIPIELRNVKKLQLDLWRMYESNIPFVIGEESDNFERDIARRIFTKEMQLDLPLNELVRRSIPVQEMAKGERGLFLLTARDANDGWWNEATQVINLSDMAATARLWEDSILIWVNTLTTARGIQDADVKIFSDKKQLLAQGKTNNAGVFVYELPNNQTWDSDNQPALAIVSKKNDDGHNDLTYVQLSRNLLDREIFDTSGREWLRTGYDAVIFSPRDIYRTGEDVSFKTIVRNADISIPDPFPVLFIVRDTLGRKVKQETLTLSDKGSAIANMKLPSNALTGLWTASVAIPGQEDKPITSYKFHVEDFAPPRLEVNLTTYKKFLLHNDSFAADVYARWLFGVDGAGLNYKTSWSAREGSFAPTQDRWKDYTFGDPSRNFAFTEGTIGEGQLDNFGKLNTSLTLDADWEAPTIINVTLKAEVMEDGGRWVTSTITRPYFPAPWLLGLAPVNDNFVARENARFKVAAITPEEEPADPGELTAELYKVTWDYNIVEIDGRKRWQSTEELNQVSEKQITLKNGVADVSFKPESYGSYMLKISDGEDNARAVYRFYVSSSSSGGGSQLIDRVEVIPEKDSYKVGDKAVINVKVPFEGLLMLNVESSKLITRKIQRVTESEIKFDFPIEANMRPNIWVSAWLIRPVKAEDSKGWASHRAIGLARVKVDISDYNIDVNIDAPDKIEPAGKLPVKLTLKGNSQTLTKNADVSIALVDDGVLGLTHYKTPDLLNYFWGLKKLNSQGFDIYDQIIPVEDQATEQLHPAGDEALAALAGDSNVQRFKILSLFEGTLTPDKNGVITTELDIPEFSGRGRLFVVAASGKNFGKAEKNIQIAREIVTETGMPRFAAPGDSFTVPTTVFNTSGENRNVKITLVPEGLSLKDTFADLNISAGSSAAFNTTAKALGGADKAVLKIVTSWNENGHQREFTQEIEMPVRSAWPVITLGGSGIFENGTTRLELPLNNFMGDINGTLSLADTPAVNLNQAVNFLRNYPYGCLEQTISGAWPFLILPDALAELDPQTLNDESIKSNIDNAIIRIQSMQLYDGSFAMWPGNSTPFNWGSVYAAHFLLNAKNAGINFPEEMFTGVINWMRQYLPSMPAYDTNDDERDDLTTKAYAVYVLTLHGEKPLGWIEYLRENQRRLRPSGHIYLAGAQAIIDGRPDPLRNLQLTSARSSGRTLESDARNTALLLSMWLDVEPRAPEVTELASRLLNLGSNGGWYSTQDNSAALIALARYNVEAAGAKSDITAKLTTETSDSAILTFAHHKTASVKVGELPKDSALLIEANGTGQGCYSWSVTGFPKSQPKPERKNLNIECVYFDEKGNVLNLSQPINHGTIVQVVLTVRPSMTINNLALNYLLPAGFELENPRLDDGETNTGYGVVNDIRDDRLVLFFDRVSGERSYGFKMRAVTRGTFRVPQISAYGMYDSSVRFTGSAQPDIVIK
- a CDS encoding HPr family phosphocarrier protein, which encodes MKEFKYVITDPVGIHARPAGLLVKEAKNFKSTATFIKGDKSAKATSLMKLMGMGIVQGDEVTVRVEGEDEEACAAAIEKFLKENF